The genomic DNA CCGGGAACTCGAGGTCGTGCAGGCCGCCCATGGCGGCCACTCCGCGGTGGTCGGCACCGCGGTGATGGTGCTCGACGAGGTGCTCAGCCCCCGCGCCGTCGACCAGCTCGTGGCCCGGGGGCCCAGGCCCTAGTCCGGGTCAGGTCGCCTTGGCGATGACGTTCTCCGCGAACCATTCGAGGTTGCGGATCTTGGCGTCGAGCGGCTCGGTGTCCTCACCCATGATGTAGGGGATCCGGAACCCGACGATGACGTCGGTGATGCCCTTGTCCTCCAAGCGCTTCACGCCGTCGAGGGTGAACCCGTCGATCGAGATCACGTGGATCTGGAACTCGTCGGCCAGGCCGATCCGCTCCTCTTCCTCGCGGAAGCGCGCCAGCTTGGCCAGCAGCGGGTCGAGCTCCTCGGGGTCGCCGCCACCATGCATCCAGCCGTCGTTGCGGGCGGCGCGCCGCAGCGCCGCGTCCGCGTGGCCGCCGACCAGGATCGGCACCGGCTTGGTCGGCGCAGGCGTCATCTTGAACCTGGGGAAGTCGTAGAAGTCGCCGTGGTACTCGAAGTAGTCACCGGAGGTGAGGCCACGGATGACGTCGATGCACTCGTCCATCCGCTTGCCGCGCTTGGCGTACGGCACGCCCATGATCTCGTAGTCCTCCGGCCACGGGCTGGTGCCGACGCCGAGGCCGAGGCGGTTGTCGAACATCGCGGCCAGTGAGCCGGCCTGCTTGGCGACCAGCGCGGGCGGGCGAATCGGCAGCTTGAGCACGAAGATGTTGAAGTGCAGTCGCGTGGTCACTGCGGACAGCGCGCCGATCAACGCGAACGACTCGATGAAGGCCTTGCCGTCGAGGAACTCCCGATTGCCGTCCTCGGTGTACGGATACGTCGAGTCGGACTCCTCCGGATACGCGACGCTGTCAGGGATCGTCATCGCGTGATACCCGGCCTCGTCGGCAGCCTTCGCCAACGGGATGTAGTACTTCGGATCGGTCATTGCCTCCGCATACGTGAACCGCATGTGGGGGATACTAGAACACGTTCTAATTCCGCGGTGCCGAACGGCGGCCGGTCATCGGTTCGTCACCCGAACGGCGGAGTGCCAAGGCCCGCGACGGAGTAGTCGCCCTGTTGTGTGCGCTCGGTCAGACGCGCCGCCGCCGTGCGGCCGTTGGCGGTGAGCAGCGCCTCAGGGCGCCGCAGGGCGTCGTCGGGGAGCGTGCCGTGAACCGTTCCGCGCCAATGGAATCGGCCGTCGATCGGGTCGAGGTGACCGGCCAGTCGAACCCGTACGGCGTGGTCCTCGTCGGCGATGCGCAAGACGGCGGAACCCTCGTAGGTCTCGTGGGCGCCGTCCTCGGGCGCGGCATTCCCTCCCGCGACGGCCCGCGACGGGGCGGCGGGCAGGAAGTTCGTGCGCCGCCACAGTCGCCGGGCGAGCGGCCCCATCAGCCCGACCTCCTCGAGGAACGCGGCCAGTGGAGCGAACCCCGAGATCTGCACGTCGTGGCGGTGCGGGCTGCGCCTGGCGACCCGCCGCGCCTTGCGGCCGTCGAGACCGGCGCGGCGGTACGGCACCGGGTTGGTGAAGAGGAACCGGAAGAACAGCCCGCCCACCCCGTTGAGGTTGGCGACCCACATCCGGTGCAGACGCGGCATCTCCCGGACCCGCCTGCGCACGCCGTCGCGCGCGAACTGGATGTGACGGGCCTCCTCGGTCACGTGAATTCGCATGAGGCGCTGCACCATTGGCTGCAGGTCGGGGTCGTCCATCATCTGCCGCTGTAGCGAGTCGAAGATCTCCTCGCCGACCAGCGCCGCCACCCACAGCAGCGACCCCTTGAAGGCCAGCGGCAGCCCGTTGATCATGACGCGTTGATAGCGGCGCGGCCGCACCGGCTTGGCGCCGAGTCGCTCGATCGCCTTGCCGAACATCACCATGTGCCGGGTCTCGTCACCCATCTCGGTGAGCGCGTAGTGCGTGGCGTTGGACGTGGGGTCGGCGTGCATCAGGTCTCGCAGCAGCGCCTGGTTGAGGATGTTCTCGAACCAGATGCCCGCCGAGAGCGTGTTGACCAACTCCTGGCGGGACAATTCGATCTGCTGCTGCCGGGTCATCGCGTCCCACATCGGGGTTCCGTACAGCGAGACGACGGCGGGCGGCAGGAAGAACTTGTCCGGGTCCAGCGGTGCGTCCCAGTCGATGTCGACGACGGGCTCGTACGACTTCCGCACCGAACCCCGCAGCAAGCGGTCGGAGACGACCTCCCGGGTGGGGCCGACGGTCGCGCTGGCCTGGCTGGAACGGGTCACCGTTGACGTCCCTTCGTTGCCGATCACTCAACGTAGGTATCTCGGCGCAACCATGTCAATACCCTCGGTACCGGGTACTTTCGGTAGCGCGGTGCCGATCGCGTTTGGCAGATCGGGGTAGGGGTACCGGTTGGCACATGGCCACTGACACGAATGCGACCGCGGAGGCCGAGGAAAAGGCCCCCGATCCGGACGATCCGCGCAAGCCGGACTCGCCGGCGGACCTCACCAAGCCGTCGATCATCTACGTACTGCGCAAGACCGCACGGGAATTCAGCCAGGATCAATGCACCGATCTCGCGGCCGCACTGACCTACTACGCAGTGCTCTCGATCTTCCCCGCGATGCTGGCGCTGGTCTCGCTGCTCGGCGTGTTCGGTCAAGGCAGGGCCACCACCGACGCGGTCCTCGAGACCGTCAACAGCGTGGCTCCGACGTCGGCGGTCGACACGCTGCGACCCACGATCGATCAGCTGGTCAATACGCCGTCGGCAGGGTTCGCCCTGATCCTCGGCCTAGCGACCGCGCTCTGGTCGGCCTCGGGTTACGTCGGGGCGTTCGGCCGTGCGATGAACCGGATGTACGAGATCGAGGAGGGCAGGCCGTTCTGGAAGCTGCGCCCGCTGCAGCTGGTGCTCACCTTCGGCGGTCTCGTCCTCGCCGCACTCGTCGCGTTCATGCTGGCCGTCAGCGGTCCCATCGCCAAGTCGATCGGCGGCGCCATCGGCATCGGCGACGCCGGGTTGACCGTGTGGAACATCGCCAAGTGGCCACTGATGCTCATCGCCGTCGTCCTCGCCGTCGCGATCCTGTACTACGCCACACCGAACGTGAAACAGCCGAAGTTCCGCTGGATCAGCATCGGCGCCGGCCTGGCGATCGTCACGTGGATCGTCGCCTCGATCGGCTTCGCCATCTACGTGTCGAACTTCAGCAGCTACAACAAGACCTACGGCGCACTGGCCGGCGTCATCGTCTTCCTGCTGTGGCTCTGGATCACCAACCTCGCGCTGCTCTTCGGCGCCGAACTGGACGCCGAACTCGAACGCGGCCGCCAACTGCAGGCCGGGCTACCCGCCGAACGCGAACTGCAGCTACCGCCACGCGACACCCGCGTCATCGAGAAGAACCAGGCCGCCGAGGAGAAGGACATCGAGCGCGCCGAGGAACTGCGCCGCAGTCACGGTCAGACCACGTAGCGCATACTCGCCCCATGACGCGGCGCATCAACGTGATCGGCATCGGGGCGGGCGATCCCGACTACGTGACGGCCCAGGCCGTCGCCGCGCTGAACGACACGCAGGTGTTCTTCGCCCCCGACAAGGGCGCCGCCAAGGACGATCTGGTGGCACTCCGTCGGGAGGTGTGTGCGCGCTTCATTC from Mycolicibacterium arabiense includes the following:
- a CDS encoding LLM class flavin-dependent oxidoreductase; the protein is MRFTYAEAMTDPKYYIPLAKAADEAGYHAMTIPDSVAYPEESDSTYPYTEDGNREFLDGKAFIESFALIGALSAVTTRLHFNIFVLKLPIRPPALVAKQAGSLAAMFDNRLGLGVGTSPWPEDYEIMGVPYAKRGKRMDECIDVIRGLTSGDYFEYHGDFYDFPRFKMTPAPTKPVPILVGGHADAALRRAARNDGWMHGGGDPEELDPLLAKLARFREEEERIGLADEFQIHVISIDGFTLDGVKRLEDKGITDVIVGFRIPYIMGEDTEPLDAKIRNLEWFAENVIAKAT
- a CDS encoding YihY/virulence factor BrkB family protein, which produces MATDTNATAEAEEKAPDPDDPRKPDSPADLTKPSIIYVLRKTAREFSQDQCTDLAAALTYYAVLSIFPAMLALVSLLGVFGQGRATTDAVLETVNSVAPTSAVDTLRPTIDQLVNTPSAGFALILGLATALWSASGYVGAFGRAMNRMYEIEEGRPFWKLRPLQLVLTFGGLVLAALVAFMLAVSGPIAKSIGGAIGIGDAGLTVWNIAKWPLMLIAVVLAVAILYYATPNVKQPKFRWISIGAGLAIVTWIVASIGFAIYVSNFSSYNKTYGALAGVIVFLLWLWITNLALLFGAELDAELERGRQLQAGLPAERELQLPPRDTRVIEKNQAAEEKDIERAEELRRSHGQTT
- a CDS encoding diiron oxygenase; its protein translation is MTRSSQASATVGPTREVVSDRLLRGSVRKSYEPVVDIDWDAPLDPDKFFLPPAVVSLYGTPMWDAMTRQQQIELSRQELVNTLSAGIWFENILNQALLRDLMHADPTSNATHYALTEMGDETRHMVMFGKAIERLGAKPVRPRRYQRVMINGLPLAFKGSLLWVAALVGEEIFDSLQRQMMDDPDLQPMVQRLMRIHVTEEARHIQFARDGVRRRVREMPRLHRMWVANLNGVGGLFFRFLFTNPVPYRRAGLDGRKARRVARRSPHRHDVQISGFAPLAAFLEEVGLMGPLARRLWRRTNFLPAAPSRAVAGGNAAPEDGAHETYEGSAVLRIADEDHAVRVRLAGHLDPIDGRFHWRGTVHGTLPDDALRRPEALLTANGRTAAARLTERTQQGDYSVAGLGTPPFG